A genomic region of Papaver somniferum cultivar HN1 chromosome 7, ASM357369v1, whole genome shotgun sequence contains the following coding sequences:
- the LOC113295659 gene encoding uncharacterized protein LOC113295659, producing MAVMSNWAFSLKVLLISTGVLSMAILLKVSVPVVLEFLISEIPVFWSSILSWLTPPYLYVIINGIIITIAASSRFHQNKNQEFKPLLVPVISAPAVNNFVGYDDTMMMMTNMKNSMEIRTGFEGMSSYDQNHQVVGYEQQHHGVAEKNLITNGMFGFGYDHHHHHEVAVKNTNLVEFEDLKKPKVYHEQKQAEENLIIPERKKMKNKLVLNDDKENGFMISRSSWTPPIIRTDSMENIQTDNEKPPASSRFNHKKSVKASPEGGKTLGVTKPKRHETLETTWKTITDGRSMPLTRHLKKSDTWEARHHQQDQLTPKLMKKSETFTERCNNNNQSSPGKLRKNTHKKEPSLSQDDLNRRVEAFINKFNEDMRLQRQESLNQYNEMVRQR from the exons atggcaGTTATGAGCAACTGGGCATTTTCTCTAAAGGTATTGCTTATATCTACTGGAGTTTTATCCATGGCGATTCTTTTGAAGGTTTCTGTACCGGTGGTATTAGAGTTCTTGATATCTGAAATTCCTGTGTTTTGGAGTTCAATTTTATCTTGGTTAACTCCTCCTTATTTGTATGTGATTATTAATGGGATTATTATTACAATCGCTGCTTCTTCAAGATTTCATCAGAATAAGAATCAAGAGTTCAAACCATTATTAGTACCTGTTATTAGTGCTCCAGCTGTTAATAATTTCGTTGGTTATGATgatacaatgatgatgatgacgaataTGAAGAATTCAATGGAAATTAGAACGGGATTCGAGGGTATGAGTAGTTATGATCAGAATCATCAAGTTGTTGGGTATGAGCAGCAGCACCATGGAGTTGCAGAAAAGAATCTAATTACCAATGGTATGTTTGGGTTTGGGtatgatcatcatcatcaccatgaaGTTGCAGTAAAGAATACAAATCTAGTTgagtttgaagatttgaagaaaccaAAGGTGTATCATGAGCAGAAACAAGCAGAAGAAAATTTGATTATCccagaaagaaagaagatgaagaacaaattaGTACTGAATGATGATAAGGAAAATGGTTTCATGATTTCAAGATCTTCTTGGACACCACCAATAATTCGAACAGATTCAATGGAGAATATTCAGACTGATAATGAAAAGCCACCAGCTTCTTCAAGATTCAATCACAAGAAATCTGTCAAAGCAAGTCCTGAAG GTGGAAAGACATTAGGAGTGACGAAACCAAAGAGACACGAGACACTGGAGACGACATGGAAGACGATAACAGATGGAAGATCAATGCCATTAACACGACACTTGAAGAAATCGGATACCTGGGAAGCTCGTCACCATCAACAAGATCAATTAACTCCAAAATTGATGAAGAAATCAGAGACATTTACTGAAAGATGTAACAATAATAATCAATCATCTCCAGGTAAGCTTCGTAAGAATACTCATAAGAAAGAACCGTCACTGAGTCAAGATGATTTGAATCGGAGAGTTGAAGCTTTTATTAACAAATTCAATGAAGACATGAGATTACAGAGACAAGAATCATTGAATCAGTACAATGAAATGGTGAGACAGCGATGA